The Primulina eburnea isolate SZY01 chromosome 18, ASM2296580v1, whole genome shotgun sequence genome segment CAAGAGAAAGGTCAAGAACCAGTTAGTGAAGAAGCTCAGGTATCGGTTCTTGATATTGTCGATATCTTATTtctatttttactttttaaaagCAGAAGTGCCGGTACCTCTTTTAGAATTCATATTAAAGAATGTAGCACATGTGCAAAGAAAGATAGAGAACTGGGAGAAAGACATGCAGAAATCAAAGCATATTTGATTGGACCgctttattaaattaaaatgaaatttaaaactACACATGTCTTGAATCCATGCAACCGGAACACGTAATCAATAATATCAATTGGACTGCCTTTaatatcttttaatattttttaatatttagacAAACCAGGGATCCCACTACCTTTAagagtttaatatattttttatggcATGATAAATCCAATAACTATGTGTATGTTCGAGAGTATCATAGCTCATCTTTAGAAAATAATTGGCAATGATGTTATTTTACAAATTGTCTCTCGAATTTTccacttttttatttttttaaaaaaatatattgctACATGCAGCGCGGTGGTGGCTGCCAACCGTTCAATGCTGTAAAGTATGATAGTTTTAAGGAATTTTGTAGAGCTGCATCTTATTGTACTCATGATTGGAAGCCCCCAAGTTACCATGAAGTTAGGGTaacttatttaaataaagaaatacAAAGTACGAAAATCCTTTTGAAAGAGTACGAGGCAGACTATAAAAAATATGGATGTTCATTAATGGCTGACGGATGGACTGATGGAAAAAATAgaactttaattaattttttggtGAACGGTCCAAGAGGGACAATATTTTTGGAATCTGTGGATGCATCCGGCTTTTCTCATACCGGTCTCAAGTTGTTTGACTTACTTGAAAAGTATGTGGAGAAAATTGGTCCAAAGAATGTTGTTCAACTGGTTACAGATAATGCCTCTGCAAATATTTCAGCAGGTATGAAATGTGAATTCAAGATATTACTTTGTAATaagtattaaattttttatttataagcaATAACATTAATCTTTAATATGCAGGGAAGTATTTGACGATAAGATTTCCACACATATTCTGGACTCCATGTGCTGCCcattgtttggatttaatgcTTGAAGATTTGTTCAAAATTCCTGTACTGAAGAAGGTTTATGAAAGGGGGATGATGGTGAATGGCTATATATATAATAGGCCACAAGTCTTGAACATGATGAGAGAATTCACAGGTCAAAGAGAAATGATTAGGGCTGGGAAAACTCGTTTTGCCACTGCTTTTTTGACTTTAAAAAGGTTTCAAAAACAGAAGGTGAATTTAAGAAAGATGTTCACTTCAGAAAAGTGGAACACGAGTCGATTTGCGAAGGAGGTAGAAGGTAAACGTGCAACAGAGATTATATTGATGCCTTCGTTTTGGAATCATGTTGTTTATGCCATTAAAGTTGGTGGCCCAATTATTAAAGTGCTTCGATTAGTTGATGGTGAAAAAAAACCTGCCATGGGGTATATATACGAGGCTATGGATCGAGCTAAGGAGGCTATTGCTTTGGCTTTCAACAACAATAAAGAGAAGTACCAGAAGATTTTTGAAATCATTGATAAAAGGTGGACGGATCAGCTTCATAAGCCTTTGCATGCAGCTGGTTACTTTTTGAACCCGGAATTCTTTTATACGAATCCAGAGATAGAAAAAGATGCTGAAGTTATGAAGGGGTTGTACGAGTGTGTTGAAAAGATGTGTGAAGATGTTGACGTTCAAGATAAAATCACATATCAACtctcaaaatataaaaatgcTGATGGGCTTTTTGGCGGTTCTATGGCTATTAGACATAGAAATAAATTATCACCAGGTAATTAATTCTTGTTTTTTATTTCAAGATCATAACATATTGTTGAAAACTTTAAGAATTTTAACTTCGAAATTTTGTTTATCTCATTTGACAGCTGAATGGTGGTTGGCTTATGGTTCTACGACCCCACAATTGCAAGATTTTGCTGTTAGAATTCTCAGTCTTACGTGCAGTGCTTCTGGTTGTGAGCGGAACTGGAGTATGTTTCAGCATGtaagtatttaaattttaacatTAAATAGATACTCTTGAGTCTTGACATATTAATTGTAGTTATTATTTCGAACAATTCATGAAGGAtgaatgtattttaaaatttttgcagCTTCATTCGAAAAGAAGAAACAGGTTGGCGCAGAAGCGTTTGAATGATCTAGTCTTCATTAAATATAACAGGGCATTGAAACGTCGATATGATTTGCGCGACAAAATTGATCCTATTTCATTGGATGATATCGATGATAGCAATGAATGGTTGATGGGGAGATTGGACAATGAAGAAAATAATCTAGTCTTTGGGGATGATGATTTGACATGGGGTGATGTAGGCCGAGCGGCTGGGGTTGGGGAACCGATTTATGGTTTTAGATCTCGTGTTTCATCTTCTTCAAACGAGGTAAGGGCATCTACATCCAAAACAACCAGAAAAAGGCCAATTTCACATCTTTTGGatgaagaggaagaagaaattgatgttGATCAAGAAAGTGGTGAAGATCAAGAAGAATACAAGTCCGAAAGTTCTAGGGACTCTGATGATTCGATGGAAGAAGATGAACTTGATTTAGATGATTGAAGAATTTTAATCTTGTTACTTATTATTATGagcttattaattatttattgttttgtgtgacattgtgacttaattatttcatattttaatatattattctaagataaatatatttttttaaataattaaaaacggGCGCCTTGCTTCGGTAAGGCGCGCGCCTCGCCTTGCGCCTTGCGCCTCAGGCTCCAGAGCCCTTGTGCGCCTTGGTGCGCCTTGCGCCCTTGACAACTATGATCTATCTACATGGGTACTCTGAAATTATATCTATTTTTTCATGGGTCTCCAAATTAAAATCCTTCAACTTACTTTTATTAATTTCCTGGATCCCATTTGGATTGCTGAAATTTATTGTTCTGGAATTTTCGATTGACTATATCTTCTTCTAATGTTTTATGTTTCAATTTCTGGAAGAGTTGTAACTTAGATTAGTTTTCCTTTTCTTGTAACAGGGCTAAAAGGTACCCAATCAGATTGGAGAGCAAGGATTCAGTTGTATAT includes the following:
- the LOC140819301 gene encoding uncharacterized protein; its protein translation is MADGWTDGKNRTLINFLVNGPRGTIFLESVDASGFSHTGLKLFDLLEKYVEKIGPKNVVQLVTDNASANISAGKYLTIRFPHIFWTPCAAHCLDLMLEDLFKIPVLKKVYERGMMVNGYIYNRPQVLNMMREFTGQREMIRAGKTRFATAFLTLKRFQKQKVNLRKMFTSEKWNTSRFAKEVEGKRATEIILMPSFWNHVVYAIKVGGPIIKVLRLVDGEKKPAMGYIYEAMDRAKEAIALAFNNNKEKYQKIFEIIDKRWTDQLHKPLHAAGYFLNPEFFYTNPEIEKDAEVMKGLYECVEKMCEDVDVQDKITYQLSKYKNADGLFGGSMAIRHRNKLSPAEWWLAYGSTTPQLQDFAVRILSLTCSASGCERNWSMFQHLHSKRRNRLAQKRLNDLVFIKYNRALKRRYDLRDKIDPISLDDIDDSNEWLMGRLDNEENNLVFGDDDLTWGDVGRAAGVGEPIYGFRSRVSSSSNEVRASTSKTTRKRPISHLLDEEEEEIDVDQESGEDQEEYKSESSRDSDDSMEEDELDLDD